Within the Telopea speciosissima isolate NSW1024214 ecotype Mountain lineage chromosome 4, Tspe_v1, whole genome shotgun sequence genome, the region TTTATCTTATTACTAGTGTTGATTCTAATTTAAAAATTCCAGTCCAACTGTATGTACAGAATTTTATTACACAATAGCCATTAATTGTGAACCCAAGTGTATTCTATAGTTATATGTTTATCAATGTAAAAGCTTGCAAAAGAAGTGTGAATTTGTAAGCTAAGATCAGAAGCAGCTGATCATAAAGCGGATGTTTCCTTGGAATCTTAAATCAAGAGGAAGGTATTATTATAATAATCAATATCCTAAATCAGATAATTGGAATCTTAAATTAGGATGTTTCCTTGGCTTTGTGAACTACTGATGTCAAAATAGCAATAACCTTGGTGTTTATCTGATAAAAAGCGGATGCAAACCAGAAACCCTAGGGTAGATTTGCACAACCATTCCACTAGCCTAGGTTCCAAGTTTGGTTGTGATTAAGCTTAGTTAGTCATTGGTGCTAGGTTTGAAAATGACTGCTCTTGTCAGTGTTCTATTTTCATTGGTGCTTGCTTGATCTGAGAGTTGTGTTCTTCATGCTTTGTGCAGTTTCCGAATTTTGTGGGAACGTGGAATTATGCAGGCTTACTGAGCAGGTTGTATTCTCAGACCCCTACAGGGTGTCTCAACATAACCGCTGGACTTCTCCTCATCTTGATCATGATGCTGAGTCAGTCCGGAATGATAAtactttgaagcttgaagttGCTGAGTTGAAAACTATGTACTGTTGTGATCTTGCtctaaatgtttttttttcatgattCTCGATGACTTAACGAACTTAAATAACTGTCAGTTAGTTTTAAGATATTATATATTGATTCCTCCTAGttcataatttatttttaaccTGCAGGTTTTGTGAGAGAGCCCAGGCACTAATCCATGGGGATCTCCATACTGGTTCTGTCATGGTGACTGGTGATTCTACTCAGGTTATAGATCCAGAGTTTGCATTTTATGGACCAATGGGGTATGATATAGGGGCCTTTCTGGGgaacttgtttttgtctttcttttcacAAGATGGGCATGCTGATCAGGGAAATGACCGCAGAGTATGTATCACATTTATCTCTAATAACTTCATAGTTGGTTGTTGAGTCATTAGTTTATGACACTTAAATTTCTTATACCTGGATGGACTTCGTACTATTTTTGGGGTTATGTCTGAAGTCAGTACTCATGATTAAAAGCCTTGAATTTGTGTCCCCATGAAAGTGATTCTTTGATTGCTCTGACTTTTTGGTGATCAATTAACTTTCACCTCACTTCTTTAGGTTTGGGTTGGAGGTGGGGTGTGTGTGGAAGGTTGGGTGTATGGAATGCAGCGTATTGGAGTGGTGAAGTAGAAACCTTTCTGCTTCTAGAAATGCTATAGAAGTATAGAAGACCAAATCTGATGGGTTTTTAGAAGCCTAAGAACTTAGTTTCCAGAATCACAGTGACGAAAGAATAACCAGATTCAAGAGAATTTAGATATATAGCAATCAACAATTCAGATAGAAGTGAAATCTTGGTCGTTGGTCTGATATATGGTCAAGAATAAGCCCACCGAAGAAGAAcctgatccaatggttggatcttATGAACCAGTCCTGTTTCAGAATTTGCAATTTAAGATCCTAAAAACTAAGAATTCTAGTAACTCACAAAATACAGGACAGAAACTGATCAAAAACAGGTATGATAACAACAATAGATTAGTGAACAGATCTGAGTTATATCCACAGAAGATTAATCTTAATGATAGCAAAAATCAGTAGCTTAAAGGATAAATTATTGACCAAAAGAGTTCCAACAGATTGGTAATGATCCAAGTTCagaaattgaatttgaaatcgtAGGAATTCTTAGGATGACCTGCGGTTACTGTGATCTCAGATGTGTGTCAAGAAATAAGAAATGTCAGATTTAGATAGATGCCCCTTAATTACCTTAACTAGTTAGAGTAGGTGTTCCATATGATtaaaactctatccaatgtaGGAACAAGAGTTCTATTCAACAAGACTCTATCCTATTCTTAACAACCAAGTAAATAACAATTActtaatgaaataaaacaacTCAAACTAACCTAATAAATTAAATACCGTATTACTACCTGCTACCCATAATTTAGGCCCAGTAAAGTGtcctattacaaagaaaacctattggactaaaggcccaacacatatataatcCAACCCAAGACTTTTTTCCGCTAAAATAAGCCCACACGTGTGATTTTTCTGTATCAAAACCCTTAAAAAATTAGGCTGATCTTACGTTGTCCATGCATACTTTGTCTAGAATCTGTGCTTGATCAGCTGATGGCTTGATTGATAAAATATGGTTGAAGgtctgaaattagaaaccagGGACAGATTTAGTAACTTACTAACTTGTAGCATATCCAGCTATTGGATGAGGCTGAGATTAGGGCCAATGGAAGGTTTCCAACAGTAGACGATCTCTTCAAAACACCATGATAATCTACTGGGCAGATTAGAAGATATGAGAGATGGAACACTCCAGCAATAGAACTTCAAGAATAGATGCCACAGGGTATTGAAGGATGGAGGACGGTCTGCTCTTGTTCTCGAATCACCATCAACAGTACGTTACTCCAATGGTACCAGGAGGCAATAGCACCATTTCAGGTCTCTGACAGCTTCATAGAGACCAATGTTACggggaaataaaatagaagcaaagggggaaaagaaggaagagagaagagggaagaataggggatatgaccaaggcctctcacctatgacCTTTGTCAGTTTTTCACTAACCCTAATTTAATCTTTGCACACAACTGTTTCTCACAGCAACAAAGGCACAAAATCCAAGTTTTCATTGATAAAATCACGGGGATGGCCCCTATTCCTTTAGCTGTAGTACTTGATCCTTATACAACAAGTAACTAATAAATTTAAACAACTTATTAGAAACTAAAGGTACtactaaaaaacaaaatagaaaccacaCTAATTATGTAGTAGTAGTACTACAATAAGGACCCGTGATTCTGTTTTTTAGTGAACCGGTAACACCCAGACCATGGCTTGGTCTGGCTTGAACCAAACCCAGTTGAAGAACTGTGGGCCTGCTTCTTCTTAAGCGTATGAACTGTTTGTAGTGCTTGTCTACACCACTAGCCTTTAAGCTGCAGCCTCTGTACTGATTTCTCATTTCTGTCTTAACTCTTAACTGAGTTGATCATTTCTacccatagttcgaaaactcgtttcgttttggtatttcgggctgaccgaaatatccgaaatttcagatatttcaGTCGAAATATTATACTTTTTCAGCAaggtttcggtaggtcatttctgtgggttttaggccaaaggcctaaaactttatggaaaccctattttaggttatataaacaaatgtaaatgtccaaattgcaaaaatagtcaccaaaatggtgttttggatttgcaccgtTAATTGGCAGTATACGGttgaatcctaatgtataacttagttaattacacacacacacattgttTAATACTTAAGTATTAGAGGAAATAAGTCACATATTAATAACTAATAAgtaatttaaacaagtaaattcactTGGAGACATAAAttcaatgactcataagtcataacttaagtcataatattaagtacaataagtcaataacaataacaaattaacaagatgatatcaatatcccaaattcccaatacaagtcaagtagtcatcaagtgacccaaatgtttacaaatattctaataataattactccgccgtccaggatctACCCCGCTCATGgtccgatggagccgacgtgtattgttctccgactgtaggacatatgaatgccacatcatagtctgggagaagaaacgagtgtagtcatccacagttgccatgtaaattgcatcatcaacatgctgaaggtaatcATTGTTGGAGTTATTAGCAAGGGAAGTACTGGTCTCTCTTCCCCAACTCCGGCGTATTCACTCCTGTATTCTCCAAGTGCTTTCGGCGTAGATGCAGCGAAGATTCGAAGGACAGTACACAATTAAGCAATGAGCAGgtgaagaatgaagaacaaagaagaaaaaaccacaAAAGAGCAGCCTTGtgagtctcggtcgaaatttcgaccgagactaacgAGTTTCTGTCTTTTGTATTAAGTGATTTGAAAGGGGAATCTCGATATCTTGGGAGATGTAACAATATCTCGAGATATCACGAGATGATCGAAATCTCGTTTGAGATTTAGTATTTTTTCATAACGAAGTATCATTTCGTTTTGCCctggtcgagatactcgaaattcttgagatctcgaccgagatttcacGAGTTTTTGTACTACCAGGATCTTGGAGTCGTTTCTGATTTCGACTTGAAAATTCTAAATTTGACATTGTTTCAGCCATGAGGTTGGTTCCAAGGATAAAGAAGTGGATCTTAATAGTTTAAGACACTTATCCCTTGTTATTTGATTGTTTGCCTCGTACAAATATGAACATATTATTGAACCTGTGGAGTTATTGTGCAGACTAGTGAGTTCCTGATGTGAATTAAAATATACTCCAAAAGGGAAAAACAGCAGGGCAGTATTTTCTAAACCCAGCTTGGATGCATGAACACCCAAGTTTTTTGTATCTTAATCGGTTCCTACACCATTTTCTTATTCACTGGGAAAGCCCAGAGGCCCTCATTAGCTTTTCTTTGGCAATTTATTCCTTTGCTTCTTTGTCTCCTCTATTCTTATGGTTCCCAAAGTTCCACCAATTTAAGATACTTCTTGTAAGAACTGGTATCAATTTTGGGAATTATTATCTGCGGGATAGCTGGTCCTGAAGGACAGTGAAGCAATCATTATTTGTAATCTCAAGGAAAGTGGACTTTTGCATCAACATTATTTGCCTTCCAGAGCATCCCTTATTCTGATTCTGGGATCTGAAGAAGTTTGGGTTCGTCAAACTAGTGTATTAAGATTCACCCTGCCCCCCAATAGGTTGCAAGTATGCAGTATTATGATCCTCGGGATGTAGAAAACAGTTCATGGGTCAGAAAACTCATGTTTTTCATACTTAAATCCATCATATATTACCATGGGTGGTATAAACGATGTTTTCTAATGAATTATGGATGTTCTCATGCAGGGATACAAAAAATGGATCTTGACAACCATAGATGAGACATGGAACCTCTTTGAGAAAAAATTTACCACACTTTGGCATCATCACAAGGATGGACCTGGTGAGCTATATTTTCCTGATATATATAATAGCCCCGAGCTTCGGCTGTTCGCAAAGATAAAGTACATGGAGAACTTGTTTCATGACAGTCTTGGATTTGGGGCTGCTAAAATGATAAGGTCACAAGCTTATCCATTCTCTCTGCTTTATTTTCTCTACCTGCTGCTTTGTTTTTCTATATCCCTTATCTTCCCAATTGGTAGTGGGTTGGCACTAATATTTGCATTCATATCGGCATCCAATGCCATATTTCTAGACCATAAGATAGTTTTGAAATGTCATTCATGTTTGAGGAACACCATAAACATTTTCACTTACCTGAAGCTAGTTTTTCAAACTTCAACTTGCAAAGAATCCTGTAAGGTTCGATTGTAGTTCCTATTCTTAACTTTTCTATGGGCCTTTATTAACTTGAAAGTTTGTTTGGTATTGGtgacattttattattttctggaCCAAAAGATAGTTCTCCAATATCATTCACATTTGAAGAAACCATAAACCTTTTTACTTACCTGTGGATAGtgtatcaaatttcaacttgCACAAAATCCTGTTAGGTTCAATGGTAGTTTGTGTACAAGTCCTCATAACGTACATGAACTCCACCCTTACTTCTTTGGAGGATAACACAGATACGGTTGTACAATTGCATGCCAACTGCTAAGCTTTTACTGACCTTGATCTCTACTTCTTGGGTGAGCTACTTGAGATAAGTTTATGCCAGCTGCCAAGCTGACAACATTAGCTTTTTACATTTAAAAATGCCCTTCGGGTAAATGggacaaaagaaacaaacccaGTTTGTATATTTTTTAGGAAATACATCTTAAAACAGATCTTGTTTAATATCCAAATAGTTTGGCGTCTTGAAGCTTAGCACTGATCTGCCTCATGAATTACTCATTCGCTAGGAAATGTTCATAAACCAAGGAACACAAGAATTATTGAgatatttagacatatgtttaATGTCCTTATTGTTGCCACCAACTCAACATCTAATGATGGATAATTACTTACAAGGGGGAATGAGCTGAACTCAAAAATCATCAGATGATGGCGTGGTTTTAACTAGTCTAATATGGATTGACATACCAACTGCAAAAGGAAATGGGGCCCAGGGTGGAAACAACCTCCCTTTGCAGTTATTATCTTATTTCTTCAAGTTATCTGATTTAAGTTACGTGGTCCTATGTGCTAATATTCACTTGAAATATTTACAACTCAACTATTTATATGTTAATTTGCAGGAGACTAGTGGGTGTAGCTCATGTTGAAGATTTTGAATCAATTCAGGATGCTAGCAAAAGAGCAGACTGTGAGCGCAGAGCTCTCAACTTTGCAAAGATGCTTCTGAAGGAAAGACGTGGATTCAAAACCGTCAGTCAAGTTATAGCAACCATTCagtaatttaaaattttaaaccatGATTAGCTGGTTTCTTGTTTGGTTGGTCTTCGTGGGGATGATTTAAAACAAGTTGTATTAGTGTTTATTCCCAACACCCCGACCCTGTTAAAAAGTGTTGAGCTATGGTATTATGTTATCATACCTAGTATGGGTATTTTCAGTTCTTTgtttccccctttctttttctttcgtATCATAACAGGGTAATGACCTCTGAGTTATATTGTCAACATCATAGTTGTCAGGGCATGCCCCCAGTCGCCTTGGTCGTCTTGTGTCCACccccccctccaatgccttgggtcgcctacaCGCCGTGACAGTTATGGTCAGCATCCCTTTGGTCATATTTTTGGAGACTCTTGTGTTTTGGAATCGGCCCAATGGTCTATTGTCAAAACAGTCGTGTTTTGGAGTCGAGCCAACGATATATTGTCAAAACGGGGTATGGGAATTCATGAGAGACTGTTGGTTTCATGGTTGCCTAAATTGTTGATTAAGATTGTAGATACATCAAAATGTTAATTATGCATACCGAAGGCATTACGCTACCT harbors:
- the LOC122660058 gene encoding methylthioribose kinase: MEADGFRKLDEESLVEYIKATPALSSKLGNQLDGMHIKEVGDGNLNFVYIVVGSAGSFVIKQAIPYVRCIGETWPMTKERAYFEAMTLKEHGRLCADHVPEVYHFDRAMSLIGMRYLEPPHIILRKGLIAGVEYPLLAEHMSDYMAKTLFFTSLLYLSTTDHKRAVSEFCGNVELCRLTEQVVFSDPYRVSQHNRWTSPHLDHDAESVRNDNTLKLEVAELKTMFCERAQALIHGDLHTGSVMVTGDSTQVIDPEFAFYGPMGYDIGAFLGNLFLSFFSQDGHADQGNDRRGYKKWILTTIDETWNLFEKKFTTLWHHHKDGPGELYFPDIYNSPELRLFAKIKYMENLFHDSLGFGAAKMIRRLVGVAHVEDFESIQDASKRADCERRALNFAKMLLKERRGFKTVSQVIATIQ